The following proteins come from a genomic window of Nicotiana tomentosiformis chromosome 12, ASM39032v3, whole genome shotgun sequence:
- the LOC138902812 gene encoding uncharacterized protein, which translates to MVAAPVAAPPAPPARCGGQAGRGRPRGRGQTRFYAFSSRSEDAASDVVIICIVPVCHRDSSILFDPGSTYSYVSSYFASYMDISRDSLSAPVYVSTLVRDSIVVDRVYRPRIVTIGGYENRVNLFLLNMVDFDAILGMDRLLCYHAILDYHAKTVTLAMPGLPQLEWRGTLDYIPSRVVSFINSCRMVEKGIHLL; encoded by the coding sequence ATGGTTGCAGCTCCAGTTGCCGCCCCACCTGCACCGCCAGCTAGGtgtggaggtcaggcaggtagaggtcgccctagaggcaGAGGCCAGACTCGTTTCTATGCTTTTTCAAGTAGGTCGGAGGATGCTGCTTCAGATGTTGTCATCAtatgtattgttccggtctgtcacaGGGATTCCTCcattttatttgatccgggctccacttactcatatgtgtcatcttactttgcttcgTATATGGATATCTCACGTGATTCTTTGAgcgctcctgtatatgtgtccacgcttgtgagagattctattgttgtagatcgtgtttatcggcCGCGTATAGTCACTATTGGTGGTTATGAGAACAGAGTTAATCTATTTctactcaatatggtagactttgatgcgATCTTGGGCATGGACCGGCTGTTATgctatcatgctattttggattatcatgccaagaccgTGACCTTGGCTATGCCAGGGTTGCCGCAGTTGGAatggaggggtacattggattatattcctagcagggttgtgtcctttATTAATTCATgtcgaatggttgagaagggtatCCATCTTCTCTag